Genomic DNA from Paracoccus aminophilus JCM 7686:
TGACCTTCGCGCACGGTCAGCTTCGCGCCGTATTTGATCGCATGGCCGACGGTCGGGAAGCGGTAGACCATCGTGTCGCGGGTGTCGTCGGTCCATTCGATGACATCGATGAACTCGCCGGACAGGAAATCGAAAATGGCCATGGGGTCCTCGCAAGGGGCTGGGCGGATGCCCGTCAGACGGATAAGCCTTCCCGGACCTGCGGGGTTCCGTCAAGGTCCGGGGCGCTTGGTTCAGCTTGCGCCAGCCGCGGTGGCGACAAGCGCGGGCGTGTTCTGATATTCGGCGGCAAGCAGCTCTGTGGCGATCTGGGTCAGGACCGGGCGGGCTTCGGCCTCGGACATGCCGGGGCGCAGGCGCGGATCATAGAGCATTTTCAGCAGCAGCTCGTCATGGCGGGTCAGAAGCGCGAATTCCTCGTCATCATTGAAGATCGAGGGGCGCGCGGTCGGGCTGTCATTGGCCAGACCCAGCCCCTGCGACAATTCTTCGTGATAGCACGAGATCCGCATCTTCTGCGGCAGCTCCGAACGGATCAGCGCCACGGCCTGCACATAATGCGCCGATTTGCCGCGCGAATAGGCGAAGACCGTGCAGTAGTTCTGCGGCGCGAGATCGGCCAGGGCCTGCACATCCGCCGCAGGAATGCCCGGCACCAGCGCATTGAGGCGCGGCCCGAAGGCGCGGCGCTCGTCTTCCGAGAGGATCAGGACGTGGAAATTGCCCTGACCTTCGGTGACCGAGACCGGATGGCCCGAGACCTGTTGCAGCCGTGAAGCATAGGCCGCGATATCCTTGCGATCGCGGGCGCGCTGGACCGGGTTGACCGAGGCGCCATAGGTGATGTCCATGCGCACCGGCACTTCCCAGCGGCGCAAGGGCGCGGGGGTGGCGCGGGGGATGAGCTTGCCGCCCTCGCGGCTATATTCGTCGTAAAGCGCGACCTCGACGAAATTGTTGACCAGCTGCTCGACCGTCAGAGGTCCAAGCGCGCTGCCGTCATCGGTGCGCATCTTGCCCTTTTGCAGCAGGGCATCCTGAATATTGGCCAGATAGCCGCGCATGTTCTGGCTGGCCGGGGTGGCCGCAGCCGCTTGGGCGGCGGCATTCGCGGCCTTGGTGTCGGCGGCGCGCTGACGGCGCAAGGCGGCCTTATCGAGCGCGGTCGTATTCGGGCGCGGAGCGGGGGCGGCCGCGGTGATCGGCGCACTGGCCGTCGTCGCGGGATTGTCAGAGCAGGCCGAGACCAGCGCCACGCCAAGGCAGGCGGCGATCAGGGAGGGGCGGAGCCTGCCGGCGCGAACCGGCAGGGCCAAAGGCAGGGAGAGAGTCTGGGTCACGATCGCGAATTGCCCGCGTTTTGAGGGATTTGGCGTGCCTGAGAGGCGGAGAGGGTTTTCTTGAGCTCGGCCTCCATCGCCTGCAGATCCTGCTCGGCGGCGGCGCGGCGGGTCTTGCCTTCATCGGCGATGCGCAGGCTGTCCTCGATCGTCGCGATCAGCTCGGCATTGGCGGTCTTGACCGCTTCGATGTCGAAGACGCCGCGCTCCATCTGGGTGCGGATGGTCTGGTTCGCCTGACGCAGGTTCTTGGCATTGGCGGTCAGCAGATCATTGGTCAGATCGTTGGCCTGTTTCACCGCCTGCGCCGCTTCCGACGACCGCTGGATGGTCACCGCCTGCGCCAGCTGGGTTTCCCACAGCGGCACGGTATTGACCAAGGTCGAGTTGATCTTGGTGACCAGCGACTTGTCGTTTTCCTGAACCAGCCGGATCGAGGGCAGCGATTGCATCGTCACCTGACGGGTCAGCTTGAGATCATGGACGCGGCGTTCCAGATCGTCGCGGGCCGAGCGCAGATCGCGCAGCTCTTGCGCGCCCATCACCTGTTCGTTTTCCGGCAGGGCCTGAATGGCGGCTTCCTTGGCCGGGATCTCGGTCGTGTCGATTTCCTTCAGCTTTTCCTCGCCCGCCGCGATGTAAAGCGCGAGCTCGTCATAGAAGGCCAAGGTGCGGTCATAGAGCACATCAAGCGATTTGATGTCCTTCAAAAGCGTGTGCTGGTGCTGGTCGAGATCCATCGAGATCTTGTCGATCTGGCTTTGCACATTCTCGTAATTGGCAACGAATTTCGCGAAGGGCGCGGCGCGGCCGGTCAGACGCTCCCACCAGCTGCGCTGGCGGCGCACATCGAGTTCCGAGGCGGAAAAGCCGCGGATGGTCGAGACGATGCTGCGCAGGGATTCACCCGCCGGGCCGACATCCTTGTTCTTCACATCGGCGAGCATCGCCTGGCTGATCTCTTGCAGCTCATTTTGCGCGCGCGCGCCGAAATGAATGATCGAGCCGGTGTCCTTCATGTCGAGCTCGGAAATGCGTCTGCGGATTTCCTCGGCAGCGGGTAGATCGGCCTTGGCGAGCGGGACGACCTCGGTCGACGGCTCGGGCAGGATGGTGGCGGTGACGTTCTGGATTTCGTCAAGCGCGGCCTGAGCGTTGCGCTGCGTTTCGGTGGTCATCCGATTGTTCCCTTCTGCCATAAGCGGCCCAAACAATAGGCCGAATCAACGTCAGTTCAACGACAGGGCGCAAGCGAAAAGTTTGGTGTTGCGCTCTTGCCGCCGCCTCGACGTTGCGCGCCCACGGGCTCACGTGTAGAAACTGCGGATCGAACCGCAGGAAGGAACACTAATGCGCAGAGTAGTCGTCACCGGTCTGGGGATGGTCACACCGCTGGCCTCGGGCGTCGAGGAAACCTGGACCAGACTTCTGGCCGGCGAATCCGGGGCGGGTCCGATTACCCGTTTTGACGCGAAAGACGTCGTGACGAAATATGCCTGCGAGATTCCGTATGGCGACGGCACTGAGGGCACGTTCAATCCCGACGATTGGATGGAGCCGAAAGACCGCCGCAAGGTCGATGATTTCATTCTTTACGGCATGGCCGCCGCGACGCAGGCCGTGCGCGATTCCGGCTGGGAGCCCCAGACCGAGGAAGAGAAAGAGCGCACCGGCGTTCTGATCGGCTCGGGCATTGGCGGGCTGAATTCCATCGCGGAAACCGCCGTGCTGATCAAGGAACGCGGCCCGAAGCGGGTGTCGCCCTTCTTCATCCCGGGCGCGCTGATCAACCTCGTCTCGGGCCAGGTTTCGATCCGTTTCGGCTTCAAAGGCCCGAACCATGCAGTTGTGACCGCCTGTTCGACCGGCGCCCATGCGATTGGCGATGCGGCGCGTTTGATCATGTGGGGCGACGCCGATGTCATGGTCGCAGGCGGCACGGAATCGCCGATCTGCGAAATCGGCATCGCGGGTTTCAACGCTTGCAAGGCGCTCTCGACCGCGCGCGGCGACGAGCCGAGCAAAGCCAGCCGCCCCTGGGACGGCGACCGTGACGGGTTCGTCATGGGCGAAGGCGCGGGCGTCGTCGTGCTCGAAGAATACGAGCACGCCAAAGCACGCGGCGCCAAGATCTATGCCGAGGTGCTGGGCTATGGCCTGACGGGCGATGCCTATCACATCACCGCGCCCTCGGATGACGGCGATGGCGGCTTCCGCTCGATGCAGGCGGCGCTGAAGCGTGCCGGGATCGAACCGGGTCAGCTTGACTACATCAACGCGCATGGCACCTCGACCATGGCCGATACGATCGAGCTGGGCGCGGTCGAGCGGATGCTGGGCGATGACGCTAAAAATGTCGTGATGTCGTCGACGAAATCCTCGATCGGCCACCTTCTGGGCGCTGCCGGGGCGGTTGAGGCGATTTTCTGCATTCTCGCGATTCGCGACCAGATCTGCCCGCCGACGATCAACCTCGATGCGCCGGCGCGGGAAACTCCGGTCGATCTGGCCGCGAATGCCGCCGTGCGTCGCAAGGTTGATTATGTGCTCTCGAACAGCTTCGGCTTTGGCGGCACCAATGCCAGCCTTGTCCTTGGCAGGGTTGCAGACTGATGTGGCGTAACCTGGCGTCCAACCTGCTGACCCTTCTGGTCTTGGCGCTCGTCGCCGCGGCCGGAGCGATTGCCTGGGCCAAACATGCGTATGTCGCGGAAGGCCCAAGCAAGATTCAGGCCTGTGTGCAGGTTCCGCCGGGGGCAAGTCTCAGCGCGGTCAGCCAAAGGCTGGCCGAGCAGGGCGTTGTGTCCAATGCCTATATCTTCCGCGCCGGGGCCGATTATTCGGGCAAGGCGCGGGATTTGAAATATGGCTCGTATCTTGTGCCCGCGGGCGTGAGCATGGAGCAGGTCGCGGCGATGATCACCGCAGGCGGGCCGAGCACCTGCGGCACCGAAGTGACCTTGCGCATCGGTGTGCGCGAGAACTCGATCCTTCTGCGCGACATGGACCCGGCGACGGGGCAATATGCCGAGCTGATGAAATACGATCCCGCCACCATGCCCGAGCCGGTGGGCATCGCCAATGCGGTCGAAAAGCCCGACGCCCGTCTGCGCATCACCATCGCCGAGGGCGTGACCAGCTGGCAGATCGTCGAAGGGTTGAAAGCGGCCTCGTTTCTTGCGGGCGATGTTGCGAAGATCCCGGCCGAGGGCTCGCTCGCGCCCGATACCTATGAGGTCAAGAAGGACGACGCTCGGCAGGCTCTGCTGGACGCGATGGCGAACAAGCAGTCGGTGATCTTGCAAAACGCCTGGGACGGCCGCGCGCCGGATCTGCCTTACAAGACGCCCGCCGAGGCTTTGGTCATGGCCTCGATCGTCGAGAAGGAAACCGGGGTCGCCGCCGAGCGTCCGGTCGTCGCCTCGGTTTTCGTGAACCGGCTCAATCAGGGCATGAAGCTCGAGACCGACCCGACGGTGATCTATGGCGTGACCAAGGGGCAGGCGGTGCTTGATCGCGGGCTGCGCCGGTCCGAGCTGCGCACGCGCACGGCCTATAACACCTATGTCATCCAAGGCC
This window encodes:
- a CDS encoding DUF2927 domain-containing protein, with the protein product MTQTLSLPLALPVRAGRLRPSLIAACLGVALVSACSDNPATTASAPITAAAPAPRPNTTALDKAALRRQRAADTKAANAAAQAAAATPASQNMRGYLANIQDALLQKGKMRTDDGSALGPLTVEQLVNNFVEVALYDEYSREGGKLIPRATPAPLRRWEVPVRMDITYGASVNPVQRARDRKDIAAYASRLQQVSGHPVSVTEGQGNFHVLILSEDERRAFGPRLNALVPGIPAADVQALADLAPQNYCTVFAYSRGKSAHYVQAVALIRSELPQKMRISCYHEELSQGLGLANDSPTARPSIFNDDEEFALLTRHDELLLKMLYDPRLRPGMSEAEARPVLTQIATELLAAEYQNTPALVATAAGAS
- a CDS encoding toxic anion resistance protein — its product is MTTETQRNAQAALDEIQNVTATILPEPSTEVVPLAKADLPAAEEIRRRISELDMKDTGSIIHFGARAQNELQEISQAMLADVKNKDVGPAGESLRSIVSTIRGFSASELDVRRQRSWWERLTGRAAPFAKFVANYENVQSQIDKISMDLDQHQHTLLKDIKSLDVLYDRTLAFYDELALYIAAGEEKLKEIDTTEIPAKEAAIQALPENEQVMGAQELRDLRSARDDLERRVHDLKLTRQVTMQSLPSIRLVQENDKSLVTKINSTLVNTVPLWETQLAQAVTIQRSSEAAQAVKQANDLTNDLLTANAKNLRQANQTIRTQMERGVFDIEAVKTANAELIATIEDSLRIADEGKTRRAAAEQDLQAMEAELKKTLSASQARQIPQNAGNSRS
- the fabF gene encoding beta-ketoacyl-ACP synthase II — protein: MRRVVVTGLGMVTPLASGVEETWTRLLAGESGAGPITRFDAKDVVTKYACEIPYGDGTEGTFNPDDWMEPKDRRKVDDFILYGMAAATQAVRDSGWEPQTEEEKERTGVLIGSGIGGLNSIAETAVLIKERGPKRVSPFFIPGALINLVSGQVSIRFGFKGPNHAVVTACSTGAHAIGDAARLIMWGDADVMVAGGTESPICEIGIAGFNACKALSTARGDEPSKASRPWDGDRDGFVMGEGAGVVVLEEYEHAKARGAKIYAEVLGYGLTGDAYHITAPSDDGDGGFRSMQAALKRAGIEPGQLDYINAHGTSTMADTIELGAVERMLGDDAKNVVMSSTKSSIGHLLGAAGAVEAIFCILAIRDQICPPTINLDAPARETPVDLAANAAVRRKVDYVLSNSFGFGGTNASLVLGRVAD
- the mltG gene encoding endolytic transglycosylase MltG, which translates into the protein MWRNLASNLLTLLVLALVAAAGAIAWAKHAYVAEGPSKIQACVQVPPGASLSAVSQRLAEQGVVSNAYIFRAGADYSGKARDLKYGSYLVPAGVSMEQVAAMITAGGPSTCGTEVTLRIGVRENSILLRDMDPATGQYAELMKYDPATMPEPVGIANAVEKPDARLRITIAEGVTSWQIVEGLKAASFLAGDVAKIPAEGSLAPDTYEVKKDDARQALLDAMANKQSVILQNAWDGRAPDLPYKTPAEALVMASIVEKETGVAAERPVVASVFVNRLNQGMKLETDPTVIYGVTKGQAVLDRGLRRSELRTRTAYNTYVIQGLPPTPIANPGKAAIEATLHPAATDYIFFVADGTGGHAFGRTLEEHNANVARWREIEAQQGQPTDSPVQGAN